One part of the Streptomyces ferrugineus genome encodes these proteins:
- a CDS encoding lysophospholipid acyltransferase family protein, which produces MSTSSLGAVGVSAVITGSAGHAPDAGTLWRPSAPCSPRTCVDTTGRARAVPLAAFRIAAVLFLLVLGLAAIPLGSRIPAGLIRRWSRWIVRAAGVRVRVDGGAAPDGGLLLVANHVSWLDIPLLAAVRPARMLAKSEIRDWPVAGWLTARSGALFIDRDRIRALPETVARIAGALRAGEAVTVFPEGSTWCGRAQGRFRRAAFQAALDAGVPVQPVRLRYRVAGGAPGTAAAFVGEDPLLASVWRVARARELVAEVEVLEPIAPDRRADRRSLTGAAEMSVLLGTQRVVPLPAPAIGNERPAPSCEPLTA; this is translated from the coding sequence ATGAGCACGTCCTCCCTGGGTGCCGTGGGTGTCTCCGCGGTGATCACGGGCAGCGCGGGCCACGCCCCCGACGCGGGCACCCTCTGGCGGCCCAGCGCCCCCTGCTCCCCGCGGACCTGCGTCGACACGACGGGACGGGCCAGGGCCGTCCCCCTGGCCGCGTTCCGGATCGCGGCGGTGCTGTTCCTGCTGGTTCTCGGGTTGGCGGCCATTCCGCTCGGTTCACGGATCCCCGCCGGGCTGATCCGGCGCTGGTCCCGCTGGATCGTCCGGGCCGCGGGGGTCCGGGTGCGAGTGGACGGCGGCGCGGCGCCGGACGGCGGGCTGCTGCTCGTCGCCAACCATGTCTCCTGGCTGGACATCCCGCTGCTCGCCGCCGTGCGCCCGGCCCGGATGCTCGCCAAGTCCGAGATCCGTGACTGGCCGGTCGCGGGATGGCTGACCGCCCGCAGCGGCGCCCTGTTCATCGACCGGGACCGGATCCGCGCCCTGCCCGAGACGGTGGCCCGGATCGCCGGGGCGCTGCGGGCGGGCGAGGCGGTCACCGTCTTCCCCGAGGGCAGCACCTGGTGCGGCCGTGCCCAGGGCCGCTTCCGCCGGGCCGCCTTCCAGGCCGCCCTCGACGCGGGTGTCCCGGTGCAGCCGGTGCGGCTGCGCTACCGGGTCGCCGGGGGCGCGCCCGGCACGGCGGCCGCCTTCGTCGGCGAGGACCCGCTGCTGGCGTCGGTGTGGCGGGTGGCCAGGGCACGCGAACTCGTCGCCGAGGTGGAGGTGCTGGAGCCGATCGCGCCGGACAGGCGGGCCGACCGGCGCTCCCTGACCGGGGCCGCCGAGATGTCGGTGCTGCTCGGGACACAGCGCGTCGTACCGCTCCCGGCGCCTGCCATCGGCAACGAACGGCCGGCCCCGTCGTGCGAACCCCTCACGGCATGA